A window from Purpureocillium takamizusanense chromosome 3, complete sequence encodes these proteins:
- a CDS encoding uncharacterized protein (EggNog:ENOG503P3YF~TransMembrane:4 (o90-109i121-140o160-186i198-223o)), whose product MARQRKVVTPAGNIKLRQPDRNAPTEKTLLDFASERNLFEQAARRERQLAREKQRSEGVAADDDDDDDSDADDDDEAATLSPGAERFLESMLWTVSLAMLHFTFDVLVQHQYGTHISWPDVCIRAGTAWLVFLFLFYFLHPHASNPVLVPGLPLRYQRPLGQAVFFIMSALSGCYLIYITNTYGYLATMKQAPTLGCLWLWAVMELDLVTAVLSLAIAGVFLWQGGYDIK is encoded by the exons ATGGCTAGGCAGCGCAAGGTcgtcacgcccgccggcaACATCAAGCTGCGGCAGCCCGACCGCAACGCCCCCACCGAAAAGACGCTGCTCGACTTTGCCAGCGAGCGCAACCTCTTTGAGCAAgccgcgcggcgcgagcggcagctggcccgcgagaagcagcgcagcgagggcgtcgccgctgacgacgatgacgatgacgatagcgatgccgacgacgacgacgaggccgccacgctctcgcccggcgccgagcgctTCCTCGAGTCGATGCTCTGGAccgtctcgctcgccatGCTGCACTTTACCTttgacgtcctcgtccagcaccaGTACGGCACCCACATTTCCTGGCCCGACGTCTGCATCCGCGCCGGCACAGCTTGGCTGG tcTTCCTCTTTCTCTTCTACTTCCTCCACCCGCACGCCTCGAACCCGGTCCTCGTCCCCGGCTTGCCCCTTCGCTACCAGCGCCCGCTCGGCcaggccgtcttcttcatcatgaGCGCACTCTCTGGTTGCTACCTCATCTACATCACCAACACCTACGGCTATCTCGCTACCATGAAGCAGGCACCTACGCTGGGCTGCCTCTGGCTATGGGCCGTTATggagctcgacctcgtcaccgcGGTGTTAAGCCTTGCCATTGCCGGCGTCTTTCTGTGGCAAGGCGGATACGACATCAAATGA
- the GPI12_1 gene encoding N-acetylglucosaminylphosphatidylinositol deacetylase (COG:M~EggNog:ENOG503NYTI~TransMembrane:1 (o23-43i)): MDGGNNSNNNSQQDSPLSITSNIVGLLTFLVAIAAAAYARVAYLRNSDDEYFRVKASLSWYKTESRWLSDLLTALYVEHNHLLRRQHQHEKHDQGAVPPRSTEFEMYSFVMDDLLNLEQRLLDLVTEVEEKVSRGDQGSFTLVRGGRRAGRPSVAMAWLPVRTKALELVRQREALTARVQFLQMSLMSSRLRDLEARTKWAEAKFDAGLIEGNAQRGGWA; the protein is encoded by the coding sequence AtggacggcggcaacaacagcaacaacaacagccaACAAGACTCACCCCTGAGCATCACATCCAACATCGTCGGGCTGCTGACCTTCCTCGTGGCCATTGCGGCAGCCGCCTACGCACGCGTCGCGTACCTGCgcaacagcgacgacgagtactTCCGCGTCAAGGCCTCGCTGTCGTGGTACAAGACTGAATCGCGCTGGCTCTCGGACCTGCTCACCGCGCTGTACGTCGAGCACAACCActtgctgcgccgccagcaccagcatgAGAAGCACGACCAaggcgccgtgccgccgcgcagcaccGAATTCGAGATGTACTCCTTCGTCATGGACGACTTGCTCAACCTGGAGCAGCGGCTACTCGACCTGGTGACCGAAGTGGAGGAAAAGGTGTCGCGGGGCGACCAGGGCAGCTTCACGCTCGTgcgcggtgggcggcgggccggccgtccgtccgtggccatggcgtggCTGCCGGTGCGGACGAAAgcgctcgagctcgtgcggcagcgcgaggccctgACGGCGCGGGTGCAGTTCCTGCAGATGAGcttgatgtcgtcgcggcTGAGGGACCTGGAGGCCAGGACCAAGTGGGCTGAGGCAAAGTTCGACGCGGGCCTGATAGAAGGCAatgcgcagcgcggcgggtgggcgtAA